One Gemmatimonadaceae bacterium DNA segment encodes these proteins:
- a CDS encoding purine-binding chemotaxis protein CheW: MSTFDQARAVTFRIGADLFAVDVQGVERVVRYVTPRPVPRLPDWIEGIVELDGRVIPVVDIRRRLGAEVTDAGAQTRLLLLALDGDWCAMVVDQVLDVRPYAAGELAPPPGLVRGLAGSLVLGTLRRGSALVLLLDAAHLFSASERLALVASGVTEAANA; encoded by the coding sequence ATGAGCACCTTCGATCAGGCGCGGGCGGTCACGTTCCGTATCGGCGCGGATCTCTTTGCCGTGGACGTGCAGGGCGTCGAACGCGTCGTGCGGTACGTAACGCCGAGGCCTGTGCCGCGCCTGCCCGACTGGATTGAAGGGATCGTCGAACTCGATGGGCGCGTGATTCCCGTCGTCGATATCCGGCGACGGCTCGGTGCGGAGGTCACGGACGCCGGCGCGCAGACGCGATTGCTCCTGCTCGCGCTCGACGGCGACTGGTGCGCCATGGTGGTCGATCAGGTGCTGGACGTGCGGCCGTATGCCGCCGGGGAACTCGCCCCACCGCCGGGCCTGGTGCGCGGCCTGGCCGGCTCGCTGGTCCTTGGCACCCTGCGCCGAGGGTCCGCGCTCGTGTTGCTGCTCGATGCGGCGCACCTCTTCAGCGCGAGCGAGCGCCTCGCGCTCGTCGCTTCGGGCGTGACGGAGGCGGCCAATGCCTGA
- a CDS encoding chemotaxis protein CheW, whose protein sequence is MPSASTPVIPNETVPVRFRDRVRARIGTAELFVFRVGDEVFACDVRAVEEVVEAPVLYPLPAADPAMAGVCQYAGRSLAVVRATALLGVDGGQGGTVLVMRRGNEQLGLLVDDVDEVCSIELSALRQPPWDGDDLLLAVHWDGTTLLAVVDARAMVTAAAAAIARGGR, encoded by the coding sequence ATGCCTTCCGCCAGCACCCCCGTCATACCTAACGAGACCGTTCCCGTTCGCTTTCGCGATCGGGTGCGTGCGCGCATCGGGACCGCCGAGCTGTTTGTCTTTCGCGTCGGCGACGAGGTTTTTGCCTGCGATGTGCGCGCCGTCGAAGAAGTGGTCGAGGCGCCGGTGCTGTACCCGCTCCCCGCCGCCGACCCGGCGATGGCCGGGGTATGTCAGTACGCCGGCCGGTCGCTCGCCGTCGTTCGCGCCACCGCGCTCCTCGGTGTGGACGGTGGGCAGGGTGGCACGGTCCTCGTGATGCGGCGCGGGAACGAGCAGCTCGGATTGCTGGTGGACGACGTCGATGAGGTGTGCAGTATTGAGCTGTCGGCCCTCCGCCAGCCGCCGTGGGATGGCGACGACCTGTTGCTCGCCGTTCATTGGGACGGCACGACATTGCTCGCCGTCGTGGACGCCCGCGCCATGGTCACCGCCGCGGCTGCGGCGATCGCGCGAGGCGGACGATGA